The window cctcaggagcacgcttgctcctggcactggagcctcaggagggatgttggaccgtgGAACTCAAGAGCTACCTGGCGCAAGGGACTTTGCCGGAAAAGGAGGAAGACGCAGAACGCGTGGCGCGGCAAGCCATGGCGTACTGCATTCAAGATGGAGAGCTTTACCGGACGCGACCGAATGACGTATCCCTATGTTGCATCTCCAGAGAACAGGGGAAGGAGCTATTGGCaaacatacacggcggagactgtgggcaccactcatcatcacgaaccctcgttggcaaggtgttccgcagcgggttctactggcccacatcaCTCGATGGCgccgtcgagctggtgaaggcttgtgaggcctgccaattccacgccaagcagatccatcagccggctcgGGGCCtgtagaccatacccctctcatgaccgttcgcagtttgggggctggacatcttgggcccgtttcctcgggcaccagggggctatcgctacctctacgttgtcgtcgacaagttcaccaagtgggctgaggtggaagctgtccgcaccatcctagcaggctccgcagtcaagttcatcaagggcctcatgagcccatttggggtgcctaaccgcatcatcaccgacaatggtttgcagttcaccagcaatctctttaaaacatactgtgctaatcttggaacgcagatatgctacgcttcagtagcacaccctcggagcaacggccaggctgagcgagccaacgcggaggtcctgaagggcctcaaaaccaggaccttcaagaagaagctggaggcctgcggcaggggctggtacgacaagctccagtctgtgttgtggtctatccgcacgaccgcaaccaagtcGACTAGCGAAaccccattcttcctcatctacggagctgaggacgtcctccctcacgaggtcaagcgtcgctccacgcgggtcctggcgttcgatgaggcgcagcaggacgccatgcagggAACATCGTCGGGAAGCCACGCTGCGGGCGGCAAGATACCAACAGGCGCTACGTCGATACCACTGTCGCAAAATcctccccaggactcttgaggtaggggacctcgtgctcagactgGTCCTCTCTAGggaggggttgcacaagctctctcctatgtgggagggcccgttcaaggttgttcatgtttccaggcccggctccgcacgcttggagacccaggagggggtgcccatcccgaatgcatggaacattcaacacctccggaggttctacccttgagcgaggcccactgtcggtgtcaaaaccggcggatctcgggtagggggtcccgaactgtgcgtctaggaggatggtaacaggagacaagggacacgatgtttttacccaggttcgggccctttcgacggaggtaaaaccctactcctgcttgattaatattgatgatatgggtagtacaagagtggatctaccacgagatcagagaggctaaaccctagaagctggcctatggtatgattgtcgttcctcctacggactaaaactctccggtttatatagacactggagagggctagggttacacggagtcggttacaatgggaggagatcttcatatcgtatcaccaagcttgccttccacgccaaggaaagtcccatccggacacgggacggagtcttcaatcttgtatcttcatagtccgagagtccggccaaatgtcataatccggccatccggataccccctaatccaggactcccttatccAGTGCttgtggaaaaggcccggagcctgtgaagaaggccaatgcctgtgaagcttgttgccttgggaaaaggcccggagcctgtgaagaaggccaatgcctgtgaagcttgtcgccttgggaaaaggcccggagcctgtgaagaaggccaatgcctgtgaagcttgtcgccttgggaaaaggcccggagcctgtgaagaaggccaatgcctatggAGCTTGTCGCCNNNNNNNNNNNNNNNNNNNNNNNNNNNNNNNNNNNNNNNNNNNNNNNNNNNNNNNNNNNNNNNNNNNNNNNNNNNNNNNNNNNNNNNNNNNNNNNNNNNNNNNNNNNNNNNNNNNNNNNNNNNNNNNNNNNNNNNNNNNNNNNNNNNNNNNNNNNNNNNNNNNNNNNNNNNNNNNNNNNNNNNNNNNNNNNNNNNNNNNNNNNNNNNNNNNNNNNNNNNNNNNNNNNNNNNNNNNNNNNNNNNaatgcctgtgaagctcgccacccgtgacactctcacgtaataatgagttggagctgtacacgccccggagtctccggagtgccgcccctgggcctagggggctcccgcccatgcccagtggtagcacttagctccgcgctggtgagaagacgtcgaagactagattaggtgccggatgcggcttttcatttgctttctgcagttggctagttcttCTTTGTTTGAAATTTTAGTTGGAGTTGCTTTCGGTGTTGTGCGGCACCCGGCCTGTGTTTTCCGTCTTTGTCATTCGCCTGAACCTTCTTTCCTTTCACAACCCTTGCGAGGGAGGCTGCGCGAGCACCCTCGCGAGCGTCTCCTAGTTTAATTTCGTGAGGTTTCTCGACCTAAGTTtgcagcgggagcacccctcccggtcaatGCCCCACGTGTATCACGACGCAAACGCTAGGCCCGAGCTGGCCACCCCGGCAACCGGGGGCTGAAGCCTAACCCTACGGCAAGTTTCTTTTTGTAGGCCTCGAGACCCATGACAAGGCCTCTGGCCGAAGCCTCCCGAGGCTGGCACCGCAACAAAGCCCTCCCactgagctaagttgttcctaggCATGAGCACGCAACACCATAGCACAGCACGGAAATGATAGAGACAGCATGATAATTAAAACCAACAGTCTAGCGACAGCCCGAGGGAGAAATCTGCGTCACCCTCCGGAGCTCAAGTGgtcccctcctcacgcttcaccagGGTGCGGCGGTGGGACGATCCATCTCCCCCCTCGAAGCGAGCGTGATGGCGCGGTGGCTGGACAcggccgccgctggaggagctATTGTCGGTAGGGGAGTCACCGAAGCTTGGCGAGCTGCAGGCGCGGCCGGGCGCATGCCCGCCCACGTCTTTGCCACTGTTGTCGCCAAGACTGAGCATTCAACCGTCGTCGTcgccttcggggcagcacccagcacggcggccatctcctccgaacaccctcacaaagagggtggcgtcgccgtcgaacttgaagtggagagtgcatcgctggcctaggccacgcgcgcgggcaaacgtctgccaaccacgAGTCAGCGTCACGTTTTCGGCAACGGAAACCTCCACCGCCACCCAAGAGGCCCTGCTACAGCAACCGTCCGCTTGGAGCCAGAGCCCGCCCGTGGCACCAGCTAGCAGCTCGCTGGtgaagaagcgagggagctgaagccaagtACCGGCCGGGTCCTCCGACCAAACGACGAACTCCAGCAACACCTCCACCAAATGAAATCGAGGGtggggaggccgcgcagccacgacGCGTCTCCCCCCGCCAACCAAGTGGCCTACACCGAGCAAGGGGCCTCCGCCGAGGCGTCGGGCAGTCCTCACAGGAGTCGCGGGATGTTTGCGGGGGCGGCCCCGGCCACGCTTGGCTGGAGGGGAGTCAGGCCCCTCCCgacgggccttccccttctccgcggccgaaagCCTCTTCGTGGGCGCCATGGGACGCGGCGAGCCAAGGGGGAGAAGCGAAGAAGAAGAGGTGGAGCAAGGAGAGACGGGCTGGAAGGGCTTgcgccattccgtacttatagccggaggagaccaaccgtcggcctccacaatcgcaggtaatcatgactcgttttgcatgcagggacttgtcacatCGAAtggttgccgaggcgccgtggggaagtggagacgcccacgtccaatcaaccgccacgcggcgcccaaggccgcaggctgttggggcctgcggcgtttcgcacttgccccttcacttctctgctaagccaagtccgggcgcgccttgggcccgggggctactgtcggcgttctgggaacgggggtccccagacttgactgcctgcggcctgcggcgtggctcaagcagtggcccagtgcggcccaccttcatcagctcaagctcaagatcctcgcgaggggccaagcctcgcggggcggacgacgggaagcttcctcaggagcagtctcgtcaggcaagctcgcgaggaggcggagagatcaaggcaagggtacctcgcgaggtgcccatgacgcaagccatgacgatcgaggccaagcgggcgccaggcgggcgccggcctgcgcagtgtccttgtttcctctttggtgcatagGGAGCAAGCACGggccaaggcatcaggaaaaggctaccgtttcggtgcaacgagaccaaggccaacagagcggcaggatggaggtcaccgtggagcccaagacggcgccaTCCTCAGGGTCtttgacagtcgaagaccaactttagtcaggataagtgtaatagatgttccccttcaaaatggccaattgttggcgcccttcccgctcaatatttgggaagaggaccagggcctctctatatatatagggctagccaccacagtataggggcatctcgaatcgacccctccaaagggacaacaccaccacaagaacatccctcgcgaggctattcttcctttatactgttcatcatcagcccctgaggcaatccaccacaccacacactagagtagggtattacaccacaatggtggcctgaaccagtataaacctcgtgtcccttgtgtgcttATCTTTCTAGCTTAGGTTCTTTGCGAGGCTTtgggacgtgagttggtagaggagagatcttcgcgcgcaccccagaattcgaacctcaaggatctgccggaacccgaaatccgacagtcccCAAAACCAGTCagaaaccttctagaagcttcctcAAATCAGTCTTAGCGTGACCCTAAAAAAAATCAGTCTTAGCGGCCGCTCACTTGCTTCGCTTCGTTTCCTAATGGGCTAATGGGTAGGCCCATCTACCTACACTAGTGGGTGATAGAACCCCTAACACTCACAGCAAGGGATACGCTTGAAACGAGGAATGGATTTATTTGACCCAATTGTATTTTGTGTCAAACTTCTACCATCTATTAAACTaacaataatactccctccgtccgaaaatacttgtcatcaaaatggacaaaaagggatgtatctaaaactaaaatacatctagggatgtatctaaaactaaaatacatctagatacatcctcttttattcattttgatgacaagtattttcggacggagggagtatgaattaTATGATGCAAAAAAAATGTACTTTTGGATTTGTGTTGAAAGAGGGTTCCTCTAGTACAATCTTTGTTACATAGtttatattttgttagttaaatttatggtcaaattttAGCCCAAATAAGAGAGGGACTAATAAACCAAAATTGAGGTACTACAAAGTAAATGTCAAAGTTACATCTTCATAAATGCACTCATGTCTAAAAGTCACGCACTTTGAAATGAAGAAGGTAAAcaatagaaagaaagaaaaaatctgcatgagataaaaataaataaacaaCACCAATTTTGAGACACTAAAGATGACGCTCCCGTATTTGTAAGGGTCACCGTGCTAGTTTGGTCAAGTTCAAAATGGATTGGCTCAAGACAAGACCAAGGGAATGAATGAGCTCCACCACGTACATTTGCCGAGCGTGGTCACTGCGAGTGGGGCATCATATCCGTGTAGCCGATACTCTTCCTGGTCGTggggaagatcatgaacaccatgcTAGCCAAGAAGCCAGCGGCAACAGGCAAGTTGACCAGCAGCTCCCTCGTCTCCGTCCCGGCGTCCGGGAACAGGCAACCCTGTATGCCGGCGTCGGCGAACGCGACGGCGAGGAACACGAGGGCGGAGACGACGGCGTGCACCAAGTCCATGGGCGTGACCCGGAACCTGGAGAGGTCCTTGAACACCGCGTCCCGCTCGGCGCGCGTGCCGGTGAAGTTGAAAGGGTAGAAGCCCCCGAGCGTGGCCGCGCCGTAGTAGAGCCTGCCGTCGCGGCCGACGAGGCTGTCCGTGAAGGAGAGGAGCACGCAGGAGGCGGCGCAGCCGCCGACGAGCGCCAGGATCAGGCACCGGTTGGCCGCGTGGCAGACGCCGTGGTTGTTGCTGAAGGAAGGCGCCAGCGCCTGGAAGGCCAGCACCGTGCCCGTCGGCAGGAGCTTCAGGAGGTCCGACGCGCTCGACAGCGTCTTGTCGGCCGGCGGGAGGACGCCCGTCTGCGGCGGAGCCTCGTGGGGAGAGGATTGTTGGGCCGGCTCAGGCGGCATCTGGATGTGCACAGCATTGGAAACGGGATCCATGGCAACGACCTTACTACTCCAATTGAGATGCTAGCTTGAATGGCAACGGTGCCTCAGTCTACGTACCTCTTTATATAGTGCGCGCGCGAGCCAGGGGTTGCAACTTAGTACAACAAGCAACAATAAATAGCTGATGGGAGCTTTACCAGATCGAGTAGGGATGCCGACAGGCCGGCTGGCATGCCAAAAAATCTACACTGTATATTCGTGGCCACTGGCACCTGCATGCATGGTTGCTCATGTTTGTTTGGTCACGGCAACAAGAAACTGCGTCGTCGAACGTGGAATGCATGCGCCAGACAACGGCCGAACTATAACAAACTCctttttttttttacaaaattcaCACGGGGACTCATCCTTATGAgtatacctggccaaacctcgggccgggccgggctttgggctgggcctagccaagcccgacacaAAAAACTCAGGCCCGGGCCCAGCCCTGCCCGACCATCGGGCCTGTGTTTCTGGGCCCGAGCCTGGCCCGAGTACGTAAAAGCCCGTTGGGcttcgggccggcccggcccgaccttcagaAAATGGCAAAAATGATGGGCCCGGGCCTGGCCCGACCTTCAGAAAATGGCAAAAACAACGGGCCCGGGTCGGGCCGGGCTTCCTATGGCCAGGACTACTTGTGAGCACGCACGCATACATCATATCACTACGGCCCTGTCCCATTGCATTTACCATGCTCCATTTATCAAAGTTTCATAAATGTTTTGAACTTACAAACGCCCACGCAAGTAAAACACATTTTACATATGTGCTTTAAGTTTGTTCGACCGAATTTTCTTCTCACTCCGTGAAAATAAAGAGACAAAATAGCTCATTCTGTACAGGCTGTCCAACAGGTACGTACGTACCAgttaagggcatctccaaggctGACCCGTAAATCTCCTGCAATCATCTGGATCGGATTGTTCGGACAGCGGAATACATCCAACGCCGACCTGTATTGGTTCGTGGAGCAGC is drawn from Triticum dicoccoides isolate Atlit2015 ecotype Zavitan chromosome 6B, WEW_v2.0, whole genome shotgun sequence and contains these coding sequences:
- the LOC119320980 gene encoding protein DMP2-like → MDPVSNAVHIQMPPEPAQQSSPHEAPPQTGVLPPADKTLSSASDLLKLLPTGTVLAFQALAPSFSNNHGVCHAANRCLILALVGGCAASCVLLSFTDSLVGRDGRLYYGAATLGGFYPFNFTGTRAERDAVFKDLSRFRVTPMDLVHAVVSALVFLAVAFADAGIQGCLFPDAGTETRELLVNLPVAAGFLASMVFMIFPTTRKSIGYTDMMPHSQ